A genome region from Amblyraja radiata isolate CabotCenter1 chromosome 2, sAmbRad1.1.pri, whole genome shotgun sequence includes the following:
- the sostdc1 gene encoding sclerostin domain-containing protein 1, whose product MISQPFDCTFFVIACIFFKCCLAFDKAAEQTKNDATEVFHNLKVSLHESPSNLTLNQARNGGRQPNPSDLKDRSQVGCRELRSTKYISDGLCTSINPVKELVCAGECLPVPVLPNWIAGYGRKYWSRRNRQEWRCVTDKTRTERIQLQCQNGGTRTYKITVVTSCKCKRYTRQHNVSSIANFEEALPASKRRSRGKKRSRKIHQEETKRRRNWPEMEDRQ is encoded by the exons ATGATTTCACAGCCTTTTGATTGCACTTTCTTTGTGATAGCATGCATCTTTTTCAAATGTTGCCTTGCTTTTGACAAGGCAGCAGAACAAACTAAAAATGATGCCACAGAAGTGTTCCACAATCTCAAGGTATCACTGCATGAAAGTCCAAGTAATTTAACATTAAACCAGGCAAGGAATGGAGGAAGGCAACCTAACCCTTCAGATCTTAAAG ATCGGTCTCAAGTTGGTTGTCGAGAGCTCAGATCAACCAAATACATTTCTGATGGTCTGTGCACAAGTATCAATCCAGTGAAGGAGCTGGTGTGTGCAGGAGAGTGCTTACCAGTGCCAGTGCTTCCTAATTGGATTGCAGGTTATGGCAGGAAATACTGGAGTAGACGTAACAGACAAGAGTGGCGTTGTGTGACTGACAAGACTCGTACTGAGAGAATTCAGCTCCAATGCCAGAATGGAGGGACACGAACCTACAAAATTACAGTAGTCACTTCTTGCAAGTGCAAGAGGTACACACGACAACACAATGTGTCAAGCATTGCCAACTTCGAGGAGGCATTACCAGCAAGCAAGAGAAGATCCAGGGGCAAAAAAAGATCCCGTAAGATTCACCAAGAGGAGACCAAACGTAGAAGAAATTGGCctgaaatggaagatagacagtgA